In the genome of Rhodobium gokarnense, one region contains:
- a CDS encoding DNA polymerase IV, translating into MSDTDLSANTALCRDCLTSFAGAARRCPACGSPRIVAHPELHRLVIAHIDCDAFYAAIEKRDDPSLDDKPLIIGGSRRGVVSTACYIARIKGVHSAMPMFKALKLCPEAVVMPPNMEKYTAVGRQVREMMRALTPLVEPLSIDEAFLDLTGTERLHGTSPAVTLARFARDVEAEIGISVSVGLAANKFLAKIASDLDKPRGFSVIGAAEAKDFLADKPVGMIWGVGKVTQRQLQADGIRLIGDLQRMDETDLARRYGALGLKLFHLARGEDRRTVSAASKAKSISAETTFDVDIADAHELMAHLRRLSEKVSKRLKAADKAGWTVTLKLKTKDFRIITRSHRLADPTRLADRIFRTGQDMLAREANGRLFRLIGIGVSDFADPRLADPDDLVDVAATRRARAEVAIDDLRERFGTGAVNLGLALAARRRGRDPSPPDDDLQD; encoded by the coding sequence ATGAGCGACACCGACCTTTCCGCGAACACTGCCCTGTGCCGGGATTGCCTGACGTCCTTCGCCGGCGCCGCTCGGCGCTGCCCGGCGTGCGGCAGTCCGCGCATCGTCGCCCATCCGGAACTCCACCGGCTGGTCATCGCCCATATCGACTGCGACGCCTTCTACGCCGCCATCGAAAAGCGCGACGACCCGAGCCTTGACGACAAGCCGCTGATCATCGGCGGCAGCCGGCGCGGCGTCGTCTCCACGGCCTGCTACATCGCCCGCATCAAGGGCGTCCATTCGGCCATGCCCATGTTCAAGGCGTTAAAACTCTGCCCGGAGGCGGTGGTGATGCCGCCGAACATGGAGAAATACACGGCCGTCGGGCGCCAGGTCCGCGAGATGATGCGGGCGCTGACGCCGCTGGTCGAGCCGCTCTCCATCGACGAGGCGTTCCTCGACCTCACCGGCACGGAGCGCCTGCACGGCACCAGCCCGGCGGTGACGCTTGCCCGCTTTGCCCGCGACGTGGAGGCCGAGATCGGCATCTCCGTCTCCGTCGGCCTTGCCGCCAACAAGTTCCTCGCCAAGATCGCTTCCGACCTCGACAAGCCGCGCGGCTTTTCCGTCATCGGCGCGGCGGAGGCGAAGGACTTCCTCGCCGACAAGCCGGTCGGCATGATCTGGGGCGTCGGCAAGGTCACCCAGCGCCAGCTCCAGGCCGACGGCATCCGCCTCATCGGCGACCTGCAGCGCATGGACGAGACCGACCTTGCCCGCCGCTACGGCGCACTGGGGTTGAAACTCTTCCACCTTGCCCGCGGCGAGGACCGGCGCACCGTCTCGGCCGCCTCCAAGGCCAAAAGCATCAGCGCGGAGACCACCTTCGACGTCGACATTGCCGACGCGCACGAACTCATGGCCCATCTGCGCCGGCTCTCCGAAAAGGTTTCCAAGCGTCTGAAGGCGGCCGACAAAGCCGGCTGGACGGTGACGTTAAAGCTGAAGACGAAGGATTTCCGGATCATCACCCGCAGCCACCGGCTCGCCGACCCGACCCGGCTTGCCGACCGCATCTTCCGCACCGGCCAGGATATGCTCGCGCGGGAAGCGAACGGGCGCCTCTTCCGGCTGATCGGCATCGGCGTCTCGGATTTCGCCGACCCGCGGCTCGCCGATCCGGACGATCTCGTCGACGTCGCGGCGACAAGGCGCGCCCGCGCCGAGGTCGCCATCGACGATTTGCGCGAGCGCTTCGGCACCGGCGCCGTCAATCTGGGCCTCGCGCTCGCCGCCAGACGCCGCGGCCGCGATCCCTCGCCGCCCGACGACGATCTTCAGGATTGA
- a CDS encoding response regulator, with product MAKKVLIVEDNDLNMKLFRDLLEANGYETVQTRNGLEAMDLAREHHPDLILMDIQLPEVSGLEVTKWIKEDDDLKMIPVVAVTAFAMKGDEERIRQGGCEAYLSKPISIGKFLETVKSYLGDA from the coding sequence ATGGCCAAGAAGGTTCTGATCGTTGAGGACAACGACCTCAACATGAAGCTGTTTCGCGACCTTCTGGAGGCGAACGGCTACGAGACGGTCCAGACCCGCAACGGCCTGGAGGCCATGGACCTTGCCCGCGAGCACCATCCTGACCTCATCCTGATGGACATCCAGCTTCCCGAAGTCTCGGGCCTGGAAGTCACCAAATGGATCAAGGAAGACGACGACCTGAAGATGATCCCGGTCGTCGCCGTCACCGCCTTCGCCATGAAGGGGGACGAGGAGCGCATCCGCCAGGGCGGCTGCGAGGCCTACCTGTCCAAGCCCATCTCGATCGGGAAGTTTCTTGAAACGGTAAAATCGTATCTCGGCGATGCGTGA
- a CDS encoding RidA family protein, with translation MTGRTDARLAELGITLPEAPMPAANYVPFVQTGNQLFVSGQLPMGAKGPEYIGRLGGGLSIAEGQKAARLCALALIAQAKAAVGDLDRITRVVKLGGFVNSTPDFTDQPKVINGASDLMAEVFEDRGRHARAAVGVAALPFGVAVEVEAVFEVE, from the coding sequence ATGACCGGTCGAACCGACGCCCGCCTCGCCGAACTCGGCATTACCCTTCCCGAGGCGCCGATGCCGGCCGCCAACTACGTGCCCTTCGTCCAGACCGGTAACCAGCTCTTCGTCTCCGGCCAGCTTCCGATGGGCGCCAAGGGGCCGGAATATATCGGCCGCCTCGGCGGCGGGCTTTCCATTGCCGAAGGCCAGAAGGCGGCAAGGCTGTGCGCCCTTGCCCTCATCGCCCAGGCAAAGGCGGCCGTCGGCGACCTCGACCGCATCACCCGCGTCGTCAAGCTCGGCGGCTTCGTCAATTCCACGCCCGACTTCACCGACCAGCCGAAGGTCATCAACGGCGCCTCTGACCTGATGGCCGAGGTGTTCGAGGACCGCGGACGCCACGCCCGCGCCGCAGTCGGCGTTGCTGCCCTTCCCTTCGGCGTCGCCGTCGAGGTCGAGGCCGTCTTCGAGGTCGAATAG
- a CDS encoding PleD family two-component system response regulator, translated as MTARVLVVDDIPANTKLLEARLTAEYFEVLTANNGPDALAACQADKCDIVLLDVMMPGMDGFEVCRRLKADPRTVHIPVVMVTALDQPADRVKGLEAGADDFLTKPVNDIALITRVKSLVRLKMLTDEWRMRSVTGRDIGFEDTAAADDFAAKGKGRILLVDDRRSSYERMAASLAKSHDVTVETDPQEALFRAAEGDFELVMISLALANFDGLRLCSQLRSLERTRMVPVLLITEPEDNARLLRGLDLGVNDYLVRPIDKNEMMARTRTQIRRKRYTDHLRDNVQQTMELAVTDALTGLHNRRYLESHLATLVSQAVQRSKTLAVLMVDLDYFKAVNDTYGHDAGDDVLREFARRLRKNLRGIDLACRFGGEEFVVVMPETDLSLAVAVAERIRQKVAGEPFLVNGGARALDVTISVGLAMLDHYDDTPQTILKRADEALYAAKRDGRNRVVADAA; from the coding sequence ATGACCGCCCGTGTTCTTGTCGTCGACGACATACCGGCCAACACGAAACTGCTCGAGGCGCGGCTGACGGCAGAATATTTCGAAGTCCTGACGGCCAATAACGGGCCGGACGCGCTGGCCGCGTGCCAGGCGGACAAATGCGACATCGTCCTTCTCGACGTGATGATGCCGGGCATGGACGGGTTCGAGGTCTGCCGCCGGCTGAAGGCCGATCCGCGCACCGTGCACATTCCCGTCGTCATGGTGACGGCGCTCGATCAGCCGGCCGACCGGGTCAAGGGCCTGGAAGCCGGCGCCGACGATTTCCTGACCAAGCCGGTCAACGACATTGCGCTGATCACACGGGTGAAGAGCCTCGTCCGGCTGAAGATGCTGACCGACGAGTGGCGCATGCGCTCCGTTACCGGCCGCGACATCGGCTTTGAGGACACCGCCGCCGCCGACGATTTCGCCGCCAAGGGCAAGGGCCGCATCCTTCTGGTCGACGACCGGCGCTCATCCTATGAGCGGATGGCGGCGTCGCTGGCGAAATCCCACGACGTGACGGTGGAGACCGATCCCCAGGAGGCGCTGTTCCGGGCTGCCGAGGGCGATTTCGAGCTGGTCATGATCTCGCTGGCGCTGGCCAATTTCGACGGCCTCAGGCTGTGCTCCCAGCTTCGCTCGCTGGAGCGCACGCGGATGGTGCCGGTGCTCCTGATCACCGAGCCGGAAGACAATGCGCGGCTCCTGCGCGGCCTCGACCTCGGCGTCAACGACTACCTCGTGCGGCCGATCGACAAGAACGAGATGATGGCGCGCACGCGCACCCAGATCCGCCGCAAGCGCTACACCGACCATTTGCGCGACAACGTCCAGCAGACGATGGAGCTGGCGGTGACCGACGCACTCACCGGGCTGCACAACCGGCGCTACCTGGAAAGCCACCTGGCGACGCTGGTCAGCCAGGCCGTGCAGCGCTCCAAGACGCTGGCCGTGCTGATGGTCGACCTCGATTACTTCAAGGCCGTCAACGACACCTACGGCCATGATGCGGGCGACGACGTGCTGCGCGAATTCGCCCGCCGGCTGCGCAAGAACCTGCGCGGCATCGACCTTGCCTGCCGGTTCGGCGGCGAGGAGTTCGTCGTCGTCATGCCGGAGACGGACCTGTCGCTGGCCGTCGCCGTTGCCGAGCGCATCCGCCAGAAGGTCGCCGGCGAGCCGTTCCTCGTCAATGGCGGGGCGCGGGCGCTGGACGTGACGATCAGCGTCGGCCTTGCCATGCTCGACCATTACGACGACACGCCGCAGACGATCCTGAAGCGCGCCGACGAGGCGCTCTATGCGGCCAAGCGCGACGGACGCAACCGGGTGGTCGCCGACGCGGCCTGA
- a CDS encoding cell envelope integrity EipB family protein encodes MNNLTNGPYRAIGAALILSVAMAAPAAAGRAVPNVSDAASHEAVVKDLISHRAVFDMKLTDSKASSSIAGLNGRMVFETIGSTCDGFTINFRFVTQVEDSQGNSRLTDMRTTTFEDASGDRFEFLTQTYIDEKLVEESKGSAVRDGETTTVSLDKPEKKTFTIAKRILFPTQHLVAMLSAARSGEAFLPANIYDGSETGEKIFPTATTIGKRIDGPDTLDAKAADADMSKLPRWPVTVGYFEPVTTGGEALPTYEMSFLLYGNGISRDVKIDYGDFSVAGKLVNLEIHDVPGCDADKAGAK; translated from the coding sequence ATGAACAACCTCACCAACGGGCCGTATCGCGCCATCGGCGCAGCCCTGATCCTTTCCGTTGCCATGGCCGCGCCGGCCGCGGCGGGGCGCGCGGTGCCCAATGTCAGCGATGCGGCGAGCCATGAGGCGGTGGTCAAGGACCTGATCTCGCACCGGGCCGTGTTCGACATGAAGCTGACCGATTCGAAGGCATCGTCCTCGATCGCCGGGCTCAACGGGCGCATGGTGTTCGAGACCATCGGTTCCACCTGCGACGGCTTCACCATCAATTTCCGCTTCGTCACCCAGGTCGAGGACAGCCAGGGCAATTCCCGGCTGACCGACATGCGCACGACGACCTTCGAGGACGCCAGCGGCGACCGGTTCGAGTTCCTGACCCAGACCTATATCGATGAAAAGCTGGTGGAGGAATCGAAGGGCAGCGCCGTGCGCGACGGCGAGACGACCACCGTCAGCCTCGACAAGCCGGAAAAGAAGACCTTCACCATCGCCAAGCGGATCCTGTTTCCGACCCAGCACCTGGTTGCCATGCTGAGCGCGGCGCGCTCCGGCGAGGCGTTCCTGCCGGCCAACATCTATGATGGCTCGGAGACCGGCGAGAAGATCTTCCCGACGGCGACCACCATCGGCAAGCGGATTGACGGGCCGGACACGCTGGACGCCAAGGCGGCCGACGCCGACATGTCGAAGCTGCCGCGCTGGCCGGTCACGGTCGGCTATTTCGAGCCGGTGACGACGGGCGGCGAGGCGCTGCCGACCTATGAGATGAGTTTCCTGCTCTACGGCAACGGCATCAGCCGCGACGTCAAGATCGACTACGGCGACTTCAGCGTCGCCGGCAAGCTGGTCAACCTGGAGATCCACGACGTGCCGGGCTGCGACGCCGACAAGGCGGGCGCCAAGTAG
- a CDS encoding DUF3572 domain-containing protein has translation MPWESAERIAISGLAFIAGETDSLGRFLADTGLGPENLRSAAGEPWFLCAVLEFLMANEDLLLVFVERIRVRPTMIAAAHLALSEDGGDVTIN, from the coding sequence ATGCCTTGGGAATCCGCCGAGCGGATCGCCATTTCCGGGCTTGCCTTCATCGCCGGCGAAACCGACTCGCTGGGCCGGTTTCTGGCCGATACCGGCCTCGGCCCGGAGAATCTGAGGAGCGCCGCCGGCGAGCCCTGGTTCCTGTGCGCGGTGCTGGAATTCCTGATGGCCAACGAGGATCTGCTGCTCGTCTTCGTCGAACGCATCCGCGTGCGCCCGACGATGATCGCCGCCGCCCACCTGGCGCTGTCGGAGGACGGGGGCGATGTCACGATCAACTGA
- a CDS encoding glycerophosphodiester phosphodiesterase family protein, protein MTAPAWLTARPVAHRGYHDAHAGRIENSLAAAAAAIGKGFSIEADLQLSADGVPMVFHDDTLDRLTEGRGPVGALTAAELSSIPLMDGGGDTIPTLKAFLDLVGGRVPLVLEMKSDMRRGAAIAGPVADVLAGYDGPVAVMSFDPEIVAAFKTLAPHLPRGITACATSPRDPEWRLLTLMERFALRHLLHAPRTRLDFIAYDIDALPAPAVSLMHRLFGTPVLTWTVRTTDQRRRAARHADQIIFEGFDPDA, encoded by the coding sequence ATGACCGCCCCCGCCTGGCTGACCGCCCGCCCCGTCGCCCATCGCGGCTACCACGACGCCCATGCCGGCCGCATCGAGAACTCGCTTGCGGCGGCCGCGGCAGCGATCGGCAAGGGATTCTCGATCGAGGCCGACCTGCAGCTTTCCGCCGACGGCGTGCCGATGGTCTTCCACGACGACACGCTCGACCGGCTGACGGAAGGCCGCGGCCCGGTCGGCGCGCTCACGGCCGCCGAACTCTCCTCCATCCCGCTGATGGATGGCGGCGGCGACACCATCCCGACGCTGAAGGCCTTTCTCGACCTTGTCGGCGGCCGCGTGCCCCTGGTCCTGGAAATGAAGTCCGACATGCGGCGGGGCGCGGCCATCGCCGGTCCGGTCGCAGACGTGCTTGCCGGCTATGACGGTCCCGTGGCGGTGATGTCCTTCGACCCGGAGATTGTCGCCGCGTTCAAGACCCTCGCCCCGCACCTGCCGCGCGGCATCACCGCCTGCGCCACCTCGCCCCGCGATCCGGAATGGCGGCTGCTGACGCTGATGGAGCGGTTCGCGCTGCGCCACCTGCTGCATGCCCCGCGCACCCGCCTCGACTTCATCGCCTACGACATCGACGCCCTGCCGGCCCCCGCCGTCTCGCTGATGCACCGGCTCTTCGGCACGCCGGTGCTGACCTGGACCGTCCGCACCACGGACCAGCGGCGCCGCGCCGCCCGCCACGCCGACCAGATCATTTTCGAGGGATTCGACCCCGACGCTTGA
- a CDS encoding GNAT family N-acetyltransferase has protein sequence MPPVEAKIRVLTSLKDIDRKDWNRLANPGWDLAEGGRLTAGLESESEPHDSSGKESANKDLAAPSESDCGAPSTPKLVSEEIPFNPFISYDFLWSLEESGCALPETGWASCHLALERADDSVAGVVPAYLKSHSQGEYVFDHGWADAFYRAGGEYYPKLQISVPFTPATGRRLLVGNGPDSDAARRILASGIRQAASQFEASSAHLTFLTEDEARFLEEDGYLHRTDQQFHWVNEGYGTFDDFLGALASRKRKTIRRERRDAQGEDIAIDWVTGSDIKEHHWDTFFRFYMDTGSRKWGTPYLNRKAFSLIGERMAERILLIFARRGTEIIAGALNFIGSDTLYGRYWGTTEDLPFLHFEVCYYQAIEFAIANGLRLVEAGAQGAHKLARGYLPVTTHSAHHIVHPGLRNAVAAYLDQEREAVAEESELLRQMAPFRRDRDMG, from the coding sequence ATGCCGCCTGTTGAAGCCAAGATCCGCGTCCTCACCTCGCTCAAGGATATCGACCGCAAGGACTGGAATCGCCTCGCCAATCCGGGTTGGGATCTGGCCGAAGGCGGCCGGTTGACCGCCGGTCTTGAATCGGAATCTGAACCTCACGACAGCAGCGGAAAAGAGTCTGCAAACAAGGACTTGGCGGCGCCATCGGAATCGGATTGTGGAGCGCCCAGCACACCGAAACTGGTTTCTGAAGAAATACCATTCAACCCATTTATTTCATATGATTTTTTGTGGTCTCTCGAAGAATCCGGATGTGCCCTTCCCGAGACCGGTTGGGCGTCCTGCCATCTGGCGCTGGAACGCGCCGACGACAGCGTCGCCGGCGTCGTTCCGGCCTATCTGAAGAGCCACTCTCAGGGCGAATACGTCTTCGACCACGGCTGGGCCGACGCCTTCTACCGGGCCGGCGGCGAGTACTATCCGAAGCTCCAGATCTCCGTCCCCTTCACGCCCGCCACCGGCCGGCGCCTCCTCGTCGGCAACGGGCCCGATAGCGATGCTGCGCGCAGGATCCTCGCCTCCGGCATCCGCCAGGCGGCAAGCCAGTTCGAGGCCTCCTCCGCCCACCTCACCTTCCTGACGGAGGACGAGGCCCGGTTCCTGGAAGAGGACGGCTACCTCCACCGCACCGACCAGCAGTTCCACTGGGTCAACGAGGGCTACGGGACCTTCGACGATTTCCTCGGCGCCCTTGCCTCGCGCAAGCGCAAGACGATCAGGCGCGAGAGGCGCGACGCCCAGGGCGAGGACATCGCCATCGACTGGGTCACCGGCAGCGATATCAAGGAGCACCACTGGGACACGTTCTTCCGGTTCTACATGGACACCGGCTCGCGCAAATGGGGCACGCCCTATCTCAACCGCAAGGCCTTCTCGCTGATCGGCGAGCGCATGGCCGAACGCATCCTCCTGATCTTCGCCCGGCGCGGAACGGAGATCATCGCCGGCGCCCTCAACTTCATCGGCTCCGACACCCTCTACGGCCGCTACTGGGGGACGACCGAGGACCTGCCCTTCCTCCATTTCGAGGTCTGCTACTACCAGGCCATCGAGTTCGCCATCGCGAACGGGTTGAGGCTGGTCGAGGCCGGCGCCCAAGGCGCCCACAAGCTCGCCCGCGGCTATCTTCCCGTGACCACCCACTCGGCCCACCACATCGTCCATCCGGGCCTCAGGAACGCCGTTGCCGCCTATCTCGACCAGGAGCGCGAGGCGGTCGCGGAAGAGTCCGAACTCCTGCGCCAGATGGCGCCGTTCCGCCGCGACCGGGACATGGGCTGA